One window of Jannaschia sp. CCS1 genomic DNA carries:
- a CDS encoding ABC transporter permease, with product MIEALELLANTSLWAAVLRIATPLIFGVLGALLCERAGVLNLGIEGIMTMGAMTGWLTVYMGGDLWTGLIVAALCGAIIGLLHAILTVPLGLSQHVSGLGITLFASALSYYLYRLLVEVGDLPPTIEPFRPLDVPILSDIPVLGPIVFQQTMPTYLALISVVILAYVLARTPLGLAIRMTGENPHAVEAQGLNPILIRIGAVVAGSALMAIGGAFLTMAAFNSFFPEMVQGRGWICIALVVFASWRPGKALVGALLFAFFDAYQLRLQTVVEGVPYQLFLMAPYVLSILALVLVARRAEVPEALMAPFRRGER from the coding sequence ATGATCGAAGCGCTAGAGCTTTTGGCCAACACCAGTCTTTGGGCGGCGGTCCTGCGCATCGCCACGCCGTTGATCTTCGGTGTGCTTGGCGCGCTGCTGTGCGAACGGGCCGGTGTACTCAATCTCGGGATCGAAGGCATCATGACCATGGGTGCCATGACCGGCTGGCTCACTGTCTATATGGGTGGCGACCTCTGGACCGGCTTGATAGTGGCGGCGCTGTGTGGGGCGATCATCGGGTTACTACACGCGATCCTGACGGTGCCCCTTGGTTTGTCACAACATGTATCCGGGCTTGGCATCACGCTGTTTGCCTCGGCGCTATCCTATTACCTCTATCGCTTGCTGGTGGAGGTCGGTGATCTGCCGCCCACGATTGAGCCGTTCCGCCCGCTCGACGTGCCAATCCTGTCGGACATACCGGTCCTCGGCCCAATCGTATTCCAGCAAACCATGCCCACATATTTGGCGCTGATATCGGTCGTCATCTTGGCCTATGTTCTGGCCCGCACGCCGCTTGGGCTGGCCATCCGGATGACCGGTGAGAATCCCCACGCGGTTGAGGCGCAGGGGCTGAACCCGATCTTGATCCGTATCGGCGCAGTGGTCGCAGGCTCAGCCCTTATGGCCATTGGCGGGGCCTTCCTGACGATGGCCGCGTTCAACAGCTTCTTTCCCGAAATGGTGCAAGGACGCGGGTGGATCTGCATCGCGCTCGTTGTCTTCGCCTCATGGCGGCCCGGAAAAGCGCTGGTCGGTGCGCTGCTCTTTGCCTTCTTCGATGCCTATCAGTTACGCCTCCAGACGGTGGTCGAAGGGGTCCCCTATCAACTCTTCCTGATGGCACCCTACGTCTTGTCGATATTGGCCCTCGTGCTTGTCGCCCGCCGTGCGGAAGTGCCAGAGGCGTTGATGGCCCCCTTCCGGCGCGGAGAGCGCTAG
- a CDS encoding ABC transporter ATP-binding protein, which yields MSAVLELDGITKRFGALTANDSVSLTLGQGEVLALLGENGAGKTTLMNILFGHYAADEGTVRVFGQRLPSGKPRAAIDAGVGMVHQHFTLAGNLTVLDNIMLGSESLLRTTSSRAAARKKLLQISERFGLPVSPDEKISRLSVGERQRVEILKALYRDARILILDEPTAVLARPEAQRLFETLKDMTKEGLSLIFISHKLHEVMAASDRVAVLRGGKMVAERKTAETSAEELAELMVGRKVERPMRQDHKIGAPVLVAKDVRVEIEGEAQLDGVSLTIGAGEILGIVGVSGNGQASLGALLSGLTRPTSGALTLEGRDVIPLGPRGMIRAGVGRVPEDRHSEGVVGELTVWENAVLERLRTTNFAKRGFVRQAACKAYAAALIDRFDIRGATPDTRTRLLSGGNMQKLILGRCLSIGPKFLLANQPTRGLDEGAIAAVHSELLAARAEGAAILLISEELEEAVALSDRIQAMVKGRLSDPIAASEADPQRLGLMMAGVWTEGSDAA from the coding sequence GTGAGCGCCGTTCTGGAACTTGACGGAATTACCAAGCGGTTTGGTGCGTTGACGGCCAACGACAGTGTTTCGCTCACCCTTGGGCAAGGCGAAGTGCTGGCCCTTCTTGGGGAAAACGGCGCAGGCAAAACGACGTTGATGAACATTCTCTTTGGCCACTACGCCGCCGATGAGGGAACCGTGCGGGTGTTTGGGCAGCGGCTTCCTTCCGGCAAGCCGCGCGCGGCGATCGATGCGGGTGTGGGCATGGTGCACCAGCATTTCACCCTCGCGGGCAATTTGACGGTTCTCGACAATATCATGCTGGGGTCTGAGTCCCTGTTGCGAACAACATCCTCGCGGGCCGCCGCGCGCAAGAAGCTGTTGCAAATATCTGAGCGGTTCGGCCTTCCTGTGTCACCTGACGAGAAGATCAGCCGTCTGTCTGTGGGCGAGCGACAAAGGGTTGAGATCCTCAAAGCGCTCTACCGTGACGCCCGGATTTTGATCCTTGATGAGCCCACGGCAGTGCTCGCCCGGCCCGAAGCACAGCGCCTGTTTGAGACGTTGAAGGACATGACGAAAGAGGGGCTGTCGCTGATTTTCATCAGCCACAAGCTGCACGAGGTCATGGCCGCATCAGATCGGGTCGCTGTGCTTCGAGGCGGGAAGATGGTGGCCGAACGAAAAACGGCTGAGACGAGCGCTGAGGAATTGGCGGAGCTGATGGTGGGCCGAAAGGTGGAGCGTCCGATGCGCCAGGATCACAAGATCGGCGCGCCGGTGCTGGTGGCCAAAGATGTGAGGGTCGAGATCGAAGGCGAGGCGCAGCTTGATGGCGTGTCCCTTACAATCGGCGCGGGCGAAATCCTTGGCATCGTTGGCGTATCCGGCAACGGCCAAGCCAGTCTCGGCGCGCTCTTGTCCGGATTGACGCGGCCGACCTCCGGTGCGCTCACGCTAGAGGGGCGGGATGTCATCCCCCTGGGACCGCGCGGGATGATCCGGGCGGGCGTGGGCCGCGTACCCGAGGACCGCCACAGTGAAGGCGTCGTGGGCGAGCTGACCGTTTGGGAAAACGCGGTTCTAGAGCGTTTGCGTACGACTAACTTCGCCAAACGAGGCTTTGTGCGCCAGGCCGCGTGCAAGGCCTATGCGGCCGCGTTGATCGACCGATTTGATATTCGCGGAGCCACGCCCGACACGCGGACACGGCTGTTGTCGGGTGGGAACATGCAAAAGCTGATCCTCGGGCGCTGTCTGTCCATTGGCCCAAAGTTTCTGCTGGCTAATCAACCGACCCGGGGCCTTGACGAGGGCGCGATTGCGGCGGTCCATTCAGAGCTGCTTGCGGCCCGCGCGGAGGGTGCCGCGATCCTATTGATCTCAGAGGAATTGGAAGAAGCCGTTGCCCTATCCGACCGCATTCAAGCTATGGTCAAGGGCCGCCTCTCGGACCCCATCGCGGCAAGTGAGGCCGATCCACAGCGCCTTGGCCTGATGATGGCAGGTGTTTGGACGGAGGGGTCTGATGCGGCTTGA
- a CDS encoding ABC transporter permease — protein sequence MRLERRSNVPLYLVIIAPIVAVVIALTLAAGLIAAAGVNPMTAYAEMLRGAFGSRLSITETLTRATPLILTGLAAAIAFRAKLWNIGGEGQFFMGALVAAWVGHSLGLPPLLGITVLLVIGMAAGAILLAGPAYLRLRFGVDEVVTTLLLNFIVILFVGLMVEGPLRDPMAFGWPSSVPVDGDFRLPDLVARTRLHIGFLIAIAAAGVVWLILSRTVFGTETRAVGLSPAAASFAGISLPKNLMAVALFSGAMAGLAGSMEVLGVTAVVTTTMSPGFGYAGIVVAMLAALHPAGVVAAAIFVATVFVGADAMSRATDVPSFIADVIVALCLLTMLVALLFTTYRVRK from the coding sequence ATGCGGCTTGAACGGCGCTCCAACGTCCCACTTTACCTTGTCATCATAGCCCCCATCGTCGCGGTGGTGATTGCCTTGACCCTTGCCGCAGGCCTTATCGCGGCGGCGGGCGTGAACCCCATGACGGCTTACGCTGAGATGTTGCGCGGTGCGTTTGGGTCTCGCCTCTCCATCACGGAAACGCTGACCCGCGCGACGCCGTTGATCTTGACCGGGCTGGCCGCCGCCATCGCTTTCCGCGCAAAGCTGTGGAACATCGGTGGCGAGGGGCAGTTTTTCATGGGCGCACTGGTGGCCGCCTGGGTCGGGCATTCTCTTGGGCTGCCTCCTCTGCTCGGCATCACGGTCCTTCTTGTCATTGGCATGGCGGCGGGTGCCATCCTTCTGGCGGGACCTGCCTATTTGCGTCTGCGCTTCGGGGTCGATGAAGTTGTCACGACACTGCTACTCAACTTTATCGTTATCTTGTTCGTCGGTCTGATGGTTGAGGGTCCCCTTCGTGATCCGATGGCGTTTGGCTGGCCCTCCTCGGTCCCGGTCGATGGCGACTTCCGCCTTCCCGATCTTGTCGCGCGCACCCGCCTTCACATCGGGTTCCTGATCGCCATTGCGGCTGCTGGCGTCGTTTGGCTTATCTTGTCGCGCACGGTTTTCGGGACAGAAACGCGCGCGGTGGGTCTCAGTCCAGCGGCGGCGTCCTTTGCGGGGATCTCACTTCCAAAGAACCTGATGGCCGTGGCCCTGTTTTCAGGCGCGATGGCTGGATTGGCGGGATCGATGGAGGTCTTGGGCGTCACGGCGGTGGTCACGACCACAATGTCGCCGGGCTTTGGCTATGCGGGGATCGTTGTAGCAATGTTGGCGGCCCTCCACCCTGCAGGCGTTGTTGCCGCCGCCATCTTCGTGGCCACCGTTTTTGTGGGTGCAGACGCAATGAGCCGCGCCACGGACGTGCCCAGTTTTATCGCGGACGTCATCGTGGCGCTGTGCCTTCTGACCATGCTGGTCGCACTGCTCTTCACAACGTACCGGGTGCGAAAATGA
- a CDS encoding AraC family transcriptional regulator, whose protein sequence is MDAAFDRDYLLYAIRGALRVSVAGESWLLPPSFAAWLPANTPISVDIDKPVTTCSVLARPGLCTGLPEKACVFQMSPMARQMIHYCKDWGPDAAHPAQAEGFFLALLHVCADLAVKSVDVKRPTATDPVLRKAIDITEAHLAQAITANEIARKVNLSERSMQRHFQMDVGMTWSQTLTQLRMIHAVALLAEGKLSIIQIAGYTGFQSLSAFNRAFRTFAATTPTKFRKALLD, encoded by the coding sequence TTGGACGCGGCGTTTGATCGTGACTACCTGCTGTATGCTATCCGCGGCGCGTTGCGCGTTTCCGTCGCTGGGGAAAGTTGGCTGCTACCGCCATCCTTTGCGGCATGGTTGCCCGCGAACACGCCAATTTCAGTTGATATCGACAAACCTGTCACGACCTGCTCGGTCCTGGCGCGACCGGGGCTTTGCACAGGTTTGCCCGAAAAAGCATGCGTGTTTCAGATGTCCCCAATGGCCCGACAGATGATCCATTATTGCAAAGACTGGGGGCCAGATGCCGCACACCCAGCGCAGGCAGAAGGGTTCTTCCTTGCGTTGCTGCATGTTTGCGCAGATCTGGCGGTCAAATCCGTTGATGTGAAACGCCCAACAGCGACGGATCCGGTTTTGCGGAAGGCCATCGACATCACTGAGGCGCATCTTGCGCAGGCGATCACCGCAAACGAGATTGCGCGAAAGGTCAATCTATCTGAGCGCAGCATGCAGCGGCATTTTCAAATGGATGTTGGCATGACGTGGTCACAAACGCTGACCCAGCTGCGGATGATCCATGCGGTCGCACTTTTGGCCGAAGGTAAATTGTCGATAATCCAGATTGCGGGGTACACGGGGTTTCAATCGCTCAGCGCATTCAACCGCGCTTTTCGAACTTTTGCCGCAACCACGCCGACCAAGTTCCGCAAAGCGCTGCTAGACTGA
- a CDS encoding amidase family protein, translating to MDATALANAIALGHTTAPAVMNATLARAHAQVGLGAVARLLPPDVISAPASGPLSGVPMLAKDLGSHAKGLAPTAGSQALRTRITDPTTDSDFFAIICAQGLVPIGLSTTPEFGFALSSEPPGQAPALNPFDTSLSPGGSSGGAAAAVAAGIVALAHATDAAGSIRVPAACCGLWGLKPSRAATPMGPDFGNYLMGIVGEGVLARSLRDIVTVFSPFSTKGSAPKTPRIALAIPDRCDPVQAKAARQIAGLLEATGAEIIPTPAPDDLGREAHNIAGQILAVSLAEWLDAYGITDAEISPIAAANAARGRAMTGCQVFALTRRIQQISHSAAALFAKTDAIVMPILSGPPPPIGAFPTDLTDVAAHLARMEAMAPNAALANIADLPALAIPLPTSQPTPTAVQLICPHGSDATLLALAATIAPPPISYPAPIAGMPQ from the coding sequence GTGGACGCCACGGCCCTCGCCAATGCCATCGCTCTGGGGCACACAACCGCCCCTGCCGTGATGAATGCCACTCTCGCTCGCGCCCATGCGCAGGTGGGATTGGGGGCCGTGGCACGCCTTCTGCCACCGGATGTAATATCCGCGCCCGCATCGGGGCCGTTGTCCGGCGTGCCGATGCTGGCCAAAGATCTGGGCTCGCATGCGAAAGGCCTCGCGCCCACCGCAGGATCGCAGGCCCTACGCACCCGGATCACCGACCCCACGACAGACAGCGATTTCTTCGCGATCATCTGCGCCCAGGGTCTTGTGCCCATCGGCCTCAGTACCACCCCTGAATTCGGCTTCGCCCTCAGTTCCGAGCCGCCCGGCCAAGCTCCGGCTCTGAACCCGTTTGACACCTCACTATCCCCCGGCGGCTCTTCTGGCGGCGCAGCGGCTGCCGTGGCCGCAGGCATCGTTGCCTTGGCACACGCGACCGATGCTGCGGGGTCCATCCGCGTACCGGCTGCGTGTTGCGGGTTATGGGGGCTCAAACCCTCACGCGCGGCAACTCCCATGGGGCCGGATTTCGGCAATTATCTGATGGGCATCGTCGGCGAAGGCGTACTTGCCCGGTCCCTGCGCGACATTGTTACGGTTTTTTCGCCGTTCTCTACCAAGGGCAGCGCGCCAAAGACGCCTCGTATCGCACTGGCCATCCCTGACCGCTGTGACCCGGTCCAAGCCAAGGCGGCACGCCAGATCGCTGGCTTGCTTGAGGCCACAGGCGCAGAAATTATACCCACCCCCGCTCCCGATGATCTTGGGCGGGAAGCCCATAATATCGCGGGCCAGATCCTCGCCGTGTCTCTTGCCGAATGGCTGGACGCCTATGGGATCACAGATGCCGAAATCTCCCCGATCGCGGCTGCCAACGCCGCCCGTGGACGCGCCATGACGGGCTGTCAGGTCTTCGCGCTCACCCGCCGTATCCAGCAGATCAGCCACTCCGCCGCTGCCTTATTTGCTAAAACCGACGCGATCGTTATGCCGATTCTGTCCGGTCCGCCGCCTCCAATCGGGGCCTTCCCCACCGATCTCACGGACGTCGCAGCGCACCTGGCAAGGATGGAGGCGATGGCCCCAAACGCCGCGCTCGCCAACATCGCAGACCTGCCCGCCCTTGCCATACCGCTGCCGACCTCCCAACCGACACCAACCGCCGTACAGCTCATCTGTCCTCATGGGTCCGACGCCACCCTGCTTGCGCTTGCAGCAACAATCGCCCCGCCTCCCATCAGCTACCCCGCTCCAATAGCGGGGATGCCCCAGTGA
- a CDS encoding ester cyclase gives MKKNVITAAALMTTIAASSSAIAQDRSPIETQNVETVLRLFDEGWGAQDGWRDVWRETMTPGFRSIFHSNQAVEGIEQAIAFNAVLFEGFPRLEVVVENVTVEGDNVVVQARLTGAQDGPFLGVPPSGQMVDVPDVTLFTLADGQVIEMRYFTDLLAVMTAISAPPEN, from the coding sequence ATGAAGAAAAATGTAATCACTGCGGCGGCACTGATGACGACAATCGCAGCGTCCTCTAGCGCCATTGCGCAGGACCGATCCCCTATCGAAACACAAAACGTGGAAACCGTGTTGAGGTTATTTGACGAGGGCTGGGGTGCCCAGGACGGTTGGCGTGACGTCTGGAGAGAGACGATGACGCCGGGATTCCGGTCAATTTTCCACTCCAATCAAGCCGTCGAGGGCATTGAGCAGGCTATCGCGTTTAACGCAGTTCTATTTGAGGGTTTCCCTAGGCTAGAAGTAGTAGTCGAGAATGTTACGGTTGAGGGCGACAACGTTGTTGTGCAAGCGCGCCTGACAGGTGCGCAGGACGGACCGTTCTTGGGCGTGCCACCCTCTGGCCAAATGGTGGATGTACCAGACGTCACACTCTTCACGCTCGCCGACGGTCAGGTTATCGAGATGCGTTACTTCACCGATTTACTCGCCGTCATGACGGCGATCAGTGCGCCTCCAGAGAACTAA
- a CDS encoding amidohydrolase family protein, whose product MLDLILRQARLPDGQGPVDIGVAAEKIAVIAPQINAEAHAELDVAGRLVSPPFTDPHFHMDATLSLGSPRLNVSGTLLEGIALWGELKPLLTPEAVMERALRYCDLAVSQGLLSIRSHVDVCDDSLTAVEALIEVRKIVAPYIDLQLVAFPQDGLYRSATAEANLLRALHMGVDVVGGIPHFERTMEDGARSVVRLCEIAAERGLMLDLHCDESDDPMSRHVETLAAETTRLGLGSRVTASHVTAMHSYDNYYASKLIPLIAESGMNIIPNPLINITLQGRSDTYPKRRGLTRVPELRAAGVNVAFGQDCTMDPWYSLGSGDMLDVAHMGVHAVPMTSREAMDWAFTSVTVNGARAMGLPDPTIREGGPANMVVLQARDPIEAVRLRATRLAVIKHGKIIARTDPRRARLTLPDRPETLDPADYPPTTQDQ is encoded by the coding sequence TTGCTAGATTTGATTTTGAGACAGGCTCGGTTACCCGATGGGCAGGGGCCTGTGGATATTGGGGTCGCTGCCGAAAAGATTGCCGTGATCGCGCCGCAGATCAACGCTGAGGCCCACGCGGAATTGGATGTTGCGGGCCGTCTGGTCTCGCCCCCGTTCACCGATCCGCATTTTCATATGGATGCCACACTGAGTCTCGGGTCCCCGAGGTTGAATGTGTCGGGGACCTTGCTGGAGGGGATTGCCCTTTGGGGCGAGTTGAAACCATTGCTCACGCCTGAGGCCGTCATGGAACGTGCCTTGCGGTATTGCGATCTGGCGGTGTCTCAAGGCCTTTTGTCGATCCGCAGCCATGTCGACGTCTGTGATGATAGCCTGACGGCGGTTGAAGCGCTGATCGAGGTCCGCAAGATCGTGGCGCCGTACATTGACTTGCAACTGGTGGCCTTCCCGCAAGATGGTCTCTACCGGTCTGCCACGGCGGAAGCGAACCTGCTGCGTGCCCTTCACATGGGGGTCGATGTGGTGGGCGGCATCCCGCATTTTGAACGGACGATGGAAGACGGCGCGCGGTCCGTCGTGCGCCTGTGCGAGATCGCGGCAGAGCGTGGCCTGATGCTGGACCTGCATTGCGACGAAAGTGATGATCCGATGTCCCGCCATGTCGAGACGCTCGCGGCGGAAACCACCCGCTTGGGTCTTGGGAGCCGCGTGACCGCCAGCCACGTCACTGCGATGCACTCCTATGACAATTACTACGCCAGCAAGCTGATACCGCTGATCGCGGAGTCGGGGATGAACATCATCCCCAACCCACTGATAAACATCACGCTTCAGGGCCGCTCTGACACGTATCCCAAGCGTCGGGGCCTCACCCGCGTGCCGGAATTGCGCGCGGCGGGTGTGAACGTGGCTTTCGGGCAGGATTGCACGATGGACCCCTGGTATTCGCTGGGGTCAGGCGACATGCTGGACGTGGCGCATATGGGCGTCCATGCCGTGCCGATGACGTCTCGCGAAGCGATGGACTGGGCCTTCACCTCTGTCACCGTAAACGGCGCGCGCGCCATGGGTCTGCCCGATCCGACGATCCGCGAAGGCGGCCCGGCCAATATGGTCGTCCTGCAAGCCCGCGACCCGATTGAGGCTGTGCGGCTGCGGGCCACACGGCTCGCCGTCATCAAACACGGCAAGATCATCGCGCGCACCGATCCCCGGCGTGCGCGGCTTACCTTGCCGGACCGCCCCGAAACGCTTGATCCAGCGGATTACCCGCCGACAACCCAAGATCAATGA
- a CDS encoding BMP family protein, whose protein sequence is MTLTSNRRQLLIGAAATLALPAYIRRANAQSVIRIAGVHNSPVENAWNSRIHLAFQEAAASGLIEYEFSEGVAPTDYPRAMREYAESGVELVWGESYAVEREAREVAADYPDTAFLMGSSGGPEGENFGVFGTRNHEAAYLAGMLAGRMSETGVFGSVGGFPIPEVNLLINAFRMGVTEVNPDATFLNAFLGAWFDPARAKEAGLAQIDAGADILFGERIGTADAAQERGVRAIGSLIDYTPRYPGTVFANAIWNYGPTIEAIVADVQASTPVGRDYTEYSFMVHGGNELIYVADEVPADAIASMEARQAQIQSGEWDVPIDNDEPA, encoded by the coding sequence ATGACGCTTACATCCAATCGCCGACAGCTTCTGATCGGCGCCGCCGCCACGCTCGCCCTGCCCGCCTACATCCGGCGCGCCAACGCCCAAAGCGTGATCCGCATTGCAGGCGTGCACAACTCTCCGGTCGAGAACGCGTGGAACAGTCGCATTCACCTGGCCTTCCAGGAAGCGGCAGCGTCGGGTCTGATCGAATATGAATTCTCCGAAGGCGTGGCCCCCACCGACTATCCCCGCGCCATGCGCGAATATGCGGAAAGCGGCGTGGAGCTGGTGTGGGGGGAGTCCTACGCGGTCGAGCGTGAAGCGCGCGAAGTGGCTGCCGACTACCCCGATACGGCGTTCCTTATGGGCTCGTCCGGCGGGCCAGAGGGGGAAAACTTTGGCGTTTTCGGCACTCGCAATCACGAGGCCGCCTACCTTGCCGGCATGTTGGCGGGTCGGATGTCGGAGACAGGCGTGTTCGGCTCCGTCGGCGGTTTCCCAATCCCAGAGGTGAACCTTCTGATCAACGCGTTCCGTATGGGCGTCACCGAAGTGAACCCCGATGCAACCTTCCTCAACGCATTCCTTGGCGCATGGTTCGATCCGGCGCGCGCCAAAGAGGCTGGGTTGGCGCAGATCGATGCGGGTGCGGACATCTTGTTCGGTGAGCGCATCGGTACAGCGGACGCCGCTCAAGAACGCGGAGTGCGAGCCATCGGATCGCTCATCGATTACACTCCGCGTTATCCGGGAACCGTCTTCGCCAATGCGATTTGGAATTACGGCCCGACGATTGAAGCCATCGTTGCGGATGTGCAGGCCAGTACCCCCGTGGGCCGCGACTACACGGAGTATTCGTTCATGGTCCACGGCGGCAACGAATTGATCTACGTGGCCGACGAAGTCCCAGCTGATGCCATCGCATCCATGGAAGCCCGTCAGGCGCAAATCCAGTCCGGCGAATGGGACGTGCCGATTGATAACGACGAGCCGGCCTAA
- a CDS encoding putative quinol monooxygenase, with protein MKLITVEADFATADLDAAVALFSKQANAVRAMAGCAHYALFRRPSEDGVAILQHWETLDQFDSYRASETFATLGAGLRPLMTKPPMTIVAEVDTV; from the coding sequence ATGAAACTGATTACCGTAGAGGCAGATTTTGCCACCGCCGATCTTGATGCCGCTGTTGCGTTGTTCTCCAAACAGGCAAACGCCGTTCGGGCAATGGCGGGCTGTGCGCACTACGCGCTTTTCCGCAGGCCTTCTGAGGATGGCGTTGCAATCCTTCAACACTGGGAAACGCTGGACCAGTTCGATTCCTACCGCGCGAGTGAGACATTCGCCACGCTGGGAGCTGGCCTGCGGCCGTTGATGACAAAACCACCCATGACCATCGTGGCTGAGGTCGATACCGTCTAG
- a CDS encoding TetR/AcrR family transcriptional regulator yields the protein MAVNTYCMEPQKSEPNGQASKSGTDRLGPEAWIDAAYVRFRKGGVSAVRVDPIAKGLGITRGSFYWHFKDRAALLHAILKRWREEETERTIAENEAAGGDASTRLLRLLHTCSADDGRLEIGMRDWAAQDEDAHKEVRLIDTRRIQYMATLAREAGIRSNAAEARCRVAYLAWLGSYVDATVTSREELRAHMNTLWQMVMAK from the coding sequence ATGGCGGTCAATACATACTGTATGGAGCCGCAAAAATCAGAACCAAACGGCCAAGCGAGCAAGTCCGGTACGGATCGGTTGGGGCCAGAGGCGTGGATTGATGCGGCCTATGTCAGGTTTCGAAAAGGCGGGGTAAGCGCCGTGCGGGTTGATCCGATTGCTAAGGGCTTGGGCATTACCCGTGGAAGTTTCTACTGGCACTTCAAAGATCGGGCGGCGCTGCTGCATGCCATTCTGAAAAGGTGGCGGGAAGAAGAAACCGAGCGCACAATTGCTGAGAATGAGGCCGCTGGCGGTGATGCAAGTACACGGCTGCTGCGGCTCCTGCACACGTGCAGTGCAGATGATGGGCGTTTAGAGATTGGGATGCGGGATTGGGCCGCGCAGGACGAAGACGCCCATAAAGAAGTTCGGCTTATCGACACACGCCGCATTCAGTACATGGCCACACTTGCAAGGGAAGCTGGCATCCGTTCAAACGCAGCAGAAGCGCGATGCCGCGTGGCTTACCTGGCGTGGCTCGGGTCATACGTGGACGCCACGGTGACATCTCGCGAAGAGCTGCGCGCTCATATGAACACCCTTTGGCAGATGGTTATGGCCAAGTAG
- a CDS encoding ArdC-like ssDNA-binding domain-containing protein: protein MTKEKFDVYTHVTNQIVAQIEAGTPPWRKPWTGGGVSVSLPERLNGEACRGINILMLWATAMAKDYSSARWMTFNQAKLLGGHVRKGEKSATVVKYGTVAREDENGDERQIRYAKAYRVFNADQIEDLPAEFYILPDPPRDLGTVSDPALEGFFAATGAQIDVTEEPRAYYTSRPTASTCRRLAHSTGPQDITAPWRTS, encoded by the coding sequence ATGACCAAAGAAAAGTTTGACGTTTACACCCATGTTACCAATCAGATTGTTGCTCAGATCGAGGCGGGAACGCCCCCGTGGCGCAAGCCGTGGACCGGTGGCGGGGTATCGGTCAGCCTGCCCGAACGGCTCAACGGCGAGGCCTGTCGGGGTATAAATATTCTGATGCTTTGGGCAACCGCGATGGCCAAGGATTACAGTTCAGCACGTTGGATGACATTCAATCAAGCCAAGCTGCTTGGGGGGCATGTCCGCAAGGGCGAGAAATCCGCAACCGTTGTGAAATACGGCACCGTCGCGCGTGAGGACGAGAACGGCGACGAACGCCAGATTCGCTATGCCAAGGCCTACCGCGTGTTCAACGCAGATCAAATCGAAGACCTACCCGCTGAATTCTACATCCTGCCCGATCCGCCCCGTGATCTTGGCACCGTATCCGACCCCGCGTTGGAGGGTTTCTTTGCGGCGACGGGCGCGCAGATCGACGTAACCGAGGAGCCGCGCGCCTATTACACATCAAGACCGACCGCATCCACATGCCGCCGATTGGCACATTCCACAGGGCCGCAGGATATTACGGCACCTTGGCGCACGAGCTGA